The following are from one region of the Methyloversatilis discipulorum genome:
- a CDS encoding NADP-dependent malic enzyme, whose translation MDEHFRNAALEYHRKPTPGKISVVPTKALTNQQDLSLAYSPGVAAACEEIVADPLQVSQMTARGNLIGVVTNGTAVLGLGPIGPLAAKPVMEGKGVLFKKFANIDVFDIELDERDPDKLVDIIAAMEPTFGGINLEDIKAPECFYIERKLRERMKIPVFHDDQHGTAIVVGAAVLNGLKAVGKDIKEVKLVTSGAGAAALACLDLLVLLGMPIENIWVTDIKGVVYEGRIEDMEPLKARYAKVTDARTLGEVIHDADVFLGLSAGGVLKADMVKRMAPKPLILALANPNPEIMPDEVKAVRDDAVIATGRSDYPNQVNNVLCFPFIFRGALDVGATTITEEMKLAAVRAIADLAQVEQSEIVRAAYGEQPMSFGPEYLIPKPFDPRLIVKIAPAVAQAAMDSGVATRPIEDFEAYRQQLNNLVWISGLVMKPVFAEAKRNPKRIIYAEGEDERVLSAVRNVVDEGMARPILIGRRDVVLGRIQKLGLRLRPEIDFELVTPENDPRYKELWTTYHALTERKGISVDYAKMEARRRTTLIGALMVRLGYADGLICGTFGNFARHLHFVRNVLGLKEGLRNFYAMNLLNLPGRTLMLCDTYVNYDPTAEQVVEMTVLAAEEARRFGIEPRIALLSHSNFGSDNTVTSDKMRRALEILHADYPELEVEGEMHGDAALDIDIRTRIFPNSRLRDEANLLIFPTLDAANISYNLLKTAAGEGMTIGPILLGAKQPVHILTPTATVRRIVNMTALTVVEASQIR comes from the coding sequence ATGGATGAGCACTTTCGCAACGCTGCACTCGAATACCACCGCAAGCCCACCCCGGGCAAGATTTCCGTCGTCCCCACCAAGGCGCTGACCAACCAGCAGGACCTGTCGCTGGCCTACTCGCCGGGTGTCGCCGCCGCCTGCGAGGAGATCGTTGCCGATCCGCTGCAGGTCAGCCAGATGACCGCCCGCGGCAACCTGATCGGTGTCGTCACCAACGGCACCGCGGTGCTCGGCCTTGGTCCGATCGGCCCGTTGGCCGCCAAGCCGGTGATGGAAGGCAAGGGCGTGCTGTTCAAGAAGTTCGCCAACATCGACGTGTTCGACATCGAACTGGACGAGCGCGACCCTGACAAGCTGGTCGACATCATCGCGGCGATGGAACCGACTTTCGGTGGCATCAACCTCGAGGACATCAAGGCACCGGAGTGCTTCTACATCGAGCGCAAGCTGCGCGAGCGGATGAAGATCCCGGTCTTCCACGACGACCAGCACGGCACCGCAATCGTTGTCGGTGCCGCCGTGCTCAATGGTCTGAAAGCGGTCGGCAAGGACATCAAGGAGGTCAAGCTGGTCACTTCGGGCGCCGGTGCAGCCGCGCTGGCCTGCCTCGACCTGCTGGTGCTGCTCGGCATGCCGATCGAGAACATCTGGGTGACCGACATCAAGGGCGTTGTGTACGAAGGTCGCATCGAGGACATGGAGCCGCTGAAGGCGCGCTACGCGAAGGTGACTGACGCGCGCACGCTGGGCGAGGTGATCCACGACGCCGACGTGTTCCTCGGCCTGTCGGCGGGCGGCGTGCTGAAGGCCGACATGGTCAAGCGCATGGCGCCGAAGCCGCTCATCCTGGCGCTGGCCAATCCGAATCCGGAAATCATGCCGGACGAGGTGAAGGCGGTACGCGACGACGCCGTGATCGCGACCGGTCGTTCGGACTATCCGAACCAGGTCAACAACGTGCTGTGCTTCCCCTTCATCTTCCGCGGTGCGCTCGATGTCGGCGCGACCACGATCACCGAAGAGATGAAGCTGGCCGCGGTGCGTGCCATTGCCGACCTGGCCCAGGTCGAGCAGAGCGAAATCGTGCGTGCCGCCTACGGCGAGCAGCCGATGTCCTTCGGTCCGGAATACCTGATTCCCAAGCCTTTCGATCCGCGCCTCATCGTCAAGATCGCACCGGCGGTGGCGCAGGCCGCGATGGATTCGGGCGTGGCGACGCGTCCGATCGAGGACTTCGAAGCCTATCGCCAGCAGCTGAACAACCTGGTGTGGATTTCCGGCCTGGTGATGAAGCCGGTGTTCGCCGAAGCGAAGCGCAACCCGAAGCGCATCATCTACGCCGAGGGCGAGGACGAACGCGTGCTCAGCGCGGTGCGCAACGTGGTCGACGAGGGCATGGCCCGACCCATCCTGATCGGCCGACGCGACGTCGTGCTGGGTCGCATCCAGAAGCTGGGCCTGCGCCTGCGTCCGGAGATCGACTTCGAACTGGTGACGCCGGAAAACGACCCGCGCTACAAGGAGCTGTGGACCACCTACCACGCACTGACCGAGCGCAAGGGCATTTCGGTCGATTACGCGAAGATGGAAGCGCGTCGTCGCACCACGCTGATAGGTGCGCTGATGGTGCGCCTCGGGTACGCCGATGGTCTGATCTGCGGCACCTTCGGCAACTTCGCGCGCCACCTGCATTTCGTGCGCAACGTGCTCGGCCTGAAGGAAGGGCTGCGCAACTTCTACGCGATGAATCTGCTGAACCTGCCGGGCCGTACGCTGATGCTGTGCGACACCTACGTCAATTACGACCCGACGGCGGAACAGGTGGTCGAGATGACCGTGCTGGCAGCGGAAGAGGCGCGCCGTTTTGGCATCGAACCGAGGATCGCGCTGCTGTCGCATTCGAACTTCGGCTCCGACAATACGGTGACGTCGGACAAGATGCGTCGCGCCCTCGAAATCCTGCACGCCGATTACCCCGAACTGGAGGTCGAAGGCGAAATGCACGGTGACGCGGCGCTGGACATCGACATCCGCACGCGCATCTTCCCCAACTCCAGATTGCGGGACGAGGCGAATCTGCTTATCTTCCCGACGCTGGATGCAGCCAACATTTCCTACAATCTGCTGAAGACCGCCGCAGGCGAGGGCATGACCATCGGCCCCATCCTGCTCGGCGCAAAGCAGCCGGTGCACATCCTGACGCCGACGGCGACGGTGAGGCGCATCGTGAACATGACTGCACTGACCGTGGTGGAGGCAAGTCAGATTCGCTGA
- a CDS encoding transglycosylase SLT domain-containing protein, which translates to MNKVFSVLKGTAAVVLHFAHGGLLAVGLMVSVFVVLRVAEAGLTPRMLPSLPEFSLLGSAQQVSADTDLQMPDLPATGSGVELTAQQKTVADHVSRRHRVARAAVEQYVTDVYAAASRYKLDPLLLIALISVESAFNPTAESAWGAQGLTQVIPKYHPEKLALFGPDASLLDPTTSIFVGAQVLREYIRLSGSVEGGLQRYVGSIEDPDQVYSNKVLAEYRRLSATFGPRLQTAEVAL; encoded by the coding sequence ATGAACAAGGTTTTCTCCGTCCTCAAGGGCACCGCAGCAGTAGTGCTGCACTTTGCGCACGGTGGTCTGCTCGCCGTCGGTCTCATGGTCAGTGTGTTCGTCGTACTGCGTGTGGCCGAAGCGGGTCTGACGCCGCGCATGCTGCCCTCACTGCCCGAGTTCTCGTTGCTCGGCAGCGCGCAACAGGTTTCGGCAGACACCGATCTGCAGATGCCCGATCTGCCGGCCACCGGCTCGGGTGTCGAACTGACCGCGCAGCAGAAGACGGTCGCCGACCATGTGTCGCGTCGTCACCGTGTAGCGCGTGCCGCGGTCGAGCAGTACGTGACCGACGTCTATGCCGCCGCATCCCGCTACAAGCTCGATCCGCTGTTGCTGATCGCGCTGATTTCGGTCGAGTCCGCCTTCAACCCGACGGCGGAGAGCGCCTGGGGTGCGCAGGGGCTGACCCAGGTCATCCCGAAATATCATCCGGAAAAGCTGGCGCTGTTCGGACCCGATGCGTCGCTGCTCGACCCGACAACCAGCATCTTCGTCGGTGCACAGGTGCTGCGTGAATACATTCGCCTGTCCGGCTCGGTCGAGGGCGGTCTGCAGCGCTATGTCGGATCGATCGAGGATCCCGATCAGGTCTATTCGAACAAGGTGCTGGCGGAATACCGACGTCTTTCCGCGACTTTCGGTCCGCGTCTGCAGACGGCGGAAGTGGCGCTCTGA
- the soxR gene encoding redox-sensitive transcriptional activator SoxR, which produces MSELAKGNKSVTVSLSVGEVAARSGVAVSALHFYESRGLIHSTRNAGNQRRYPRSVLRRVAVIKVAQRMGIPLAAIAEALQALPNRRTPTVADWRRLSARWQQELDARIRTLTQLRDRLDGCIGCGCLSLKACPLRNAQDTLAGEGAGPHFDEGR; this is translated from the coding sequence ATGTCAGAACTCGCCAAAGGCAACAAGTCCGTTACGGTCAGCCTGTCGGTCGGTGAAGTCGCCGCACGCAGCGGCGTCGCCGTATCGGCACTGCACTTCTATGAAAGCCGCGGGCTGATACACAGCACGCGCAACGCCGGCAACCAGCGGCGCTATCCGCGTTCGGTGCTGCGCCGCGTCGCGGTGATCAAGGTGGCGCAGCGCATGGGCATTCCGCTGGCCGCGATTGCTGAAGCACTGCAGGCATTGCCGAACCGGCGCACGCCCACCGTTGCCGACTGGCGCCGCCTGTCGGCGCGCTGGCAGCAGGAGCTGGACGCACGCATCCGCACGCTCACGCAGTTGCGCGACCGGCTCGACGGCTGCATCGGCTGCGGTTGCCTGTCGCTGAAGGCCTGCCCGCTGCGCAACGCGCAGGACACACTGGCCGGCGAAGGCGCAGGACCGCATTTCGACGAAGGACGCTGA
- a CDS encoding ATP-dependent helicase: protein MSESSTVSRPDYLSSLNDAQREAATFGVAPDALAGPLLVIAGAGTGKTNTLAHRVAHLLVNGAQPESVMLLTFSRRAADEMTRRVQRIVAQVSPRFATLASAGFPWSGTFHGVGARLLREYAGRIGLDPAFTIHDREDSADLMNLVRHDIGLSSKAKRFPLKGTCLAIYSAAVNTQSPLADVLQSSFPWCAEWEADLKTLFRAYVEAKQAQQVLDYDDLLLYWAQMAAEPVIARELGARFAHVLVDEYQDTNRLQSSILLSIKPDGRGLTVVGDDAQSIYSFRGATVRNILDFPHQFDPPARRITLEQNYRSTPPLLDAANAVIGEADERFVKQLWSARSGTQKPLLVSVRDDAAQAEFVVTQILARREGGMKLKSQAVLFRTSSHSMRLEIELTRRNIPFVKFGGLKFLEAAHVKDLLSVLRWAQNLRDRVAGFRAIQLLAGIGPKTAARILDNIQAAPPGAALLAEQPVPEGVRACWSEFSALVEAAGAERAEWPASAEQVARWYEAQMDRLYEDAVVRAADIQQLARLASTYPSRERFLTELTLDPPEVTSDEPGAPLLDEDYLILSTIHSAKGREWNAVSVLNAVDGGIPSEMSTGSQAEIEEERRLLYVAMTRAKEQLELVVPQRFYITGQASTGDRHVYAGRTRFVPNRLLPLFEQTSWPRVDMDGVPAMTVAEARVDIAAKMRAMWQ, encoded by the coding sequence GTGTCCGAATCCAGCACCGTCAGTCGCCCCGATTACCTCTCCTCCCTGAACGACGCGCAACGCGAAGCCGCCACCTTCGGCGTTGCGCCCGACGCTCTTGCCGGACCGCTGCTGGTGATCGCCGGCGCCGGCACAGGCAAGACGAATACGCTGGCGCATCGCGTTGCCCATCTGCTGGTCAATGGCGCGCAGCCGGAGTCCGTCATGCTGCTCACCTTCTCGCGACGCGCGGCCGACGAAATGACGCGCCGGGTGCAGCGCATCGTCGCGCAGGTGTCGCCGCGTTTCGCCACGCTGGCCAGTGCCGGCTTCCCGTGGTCGGGCACCTTTCACGGTGTCGGTGCGCGGCTGCTGCGCGAGTACGCCGGACGCATCGGGCTCGATCCGGCGTTCACCATCCACGATCGCGAAGACTCTGCCGATCTGATGAATCTGGTGCGGCACGACATCGGCCTATCCAGCAAGGCCAAGCGCTTTCCGTTGAAGGGTACCTGCCTGGCGATCTATTCGGCGGCGGTGAACACGCAGTCGCCGCTGGCCGATGTGCTGCAGTCGTCCTTCCCCTGGTGTGCCGAGTGGGAGGCCGATCTGAAAACGCTGTTCCGCGCCTATGTCGAGGCCAAGCAGGCGCAGCAGGTGCTCGACTACGACGACCTGCTGCTGTACTGGGCGCAGATGGCGGCCGAGCCGGTCATCGCGCGCGAACTCGGCGCGCGCTTCGCGCATGTGCTGGTCGACGAGTACCAGGACACCAACCGCCTGCAGTCGAGCATCCTGCTGTCGATCAAACCCGACGGCCGCGGCCTGACCGTGGTCGGTGACGACGCGCAGTCCATCTACAGTTTCCGTGGTGCCACGGTACGCAACATCCTCGACTTCCCGCACCAGTTCGATCCGCCGGCGCGGCGCATCACGCTGGAGCAGAACTACCGCTCAACACCGCCGCTGCTCGACGCGGCAAATGCGGTGATCGGCGAAGCCGACGAGCGTTTCGTCAAGCAGTTGTGGAGTGCGCGCAGCGGCACGCAGAAGCCGCTGCTGGTATCGGTGCGCGACGACGCTGCTCAGGCGGAGTTCGTCGTCACGCAGATACTCGCGCGGCGCGAAGGCGGCATGAAGCTGAAGTCGCAGGCGGTGCTGTTCCGCACCTCCAGCCACAGCATGCGGCTGGAGATCGAACTGACACGGCGGAACATTCCCTTCGTGAAGTTCGGCGGCCTGAAGTTTCTCGAAGCGGCGCACGTGAAGGATCTGCTGTCGGTGCTGCGCTGGGCGCAGAACCTGCGCGACCGCGTTGCCGGATTCCGCGCGATCCAGTTGCTGGCCGGCATCGGTCCGAAGACTGCGGCACGCATCCTCGACAACATCCAGGCTGCGCCGCCGGGTGCCGCGCTGCTTGCCGAACAGCCGGTGCCCGAGGGCGTGCGCGCCTGCTGGTCCGAGTTCAGTGCGCTGGTCGAAGCGGCCGGTGCCGAGCGCGCCGAATGGCCGGCCAGTGCCGAACAGGTGGCGCGCTGGTACGAAGCGCAGATGGATCGTCTGTACGAGGATGCCGTCGTGCGCGCTGCGGACATCCAGCAACTCGCACGGCTGGCGTCGACCTATCCGAGTCGCGAGCGCTTCCTTACCGAGCTCACGCTGGACCCTCCCGAAGTGACCAGCGACGAGCCGGGCGCGCCGCTGCTCGACGAGGACTACCTCATCCTGTCGACCATCCACTCCGCCAAGGGGCGCGAGTGGAACGCGGTGTCGGTGCTCAACGCGGTCGACGGCGGCATTCCGTCGGAAATGTCGACCGGCAGCCAGGCCGAGATCGAGGAGGAAAGACGCCTGCTCTACGTTGCGATGACGCGTGCGAAGGAGCAGCTCGAGCTGGTGGTGCCGCAGCGCTTTTACATCACCGGTCAGGCGTCGACCGGTGATCGTCACGTCTACGCAGGGCGCACCCGCTTCGTTCCGAATCGACTGCTCCCGCTGTTCGAACAGACGAGCTGGCCACGCGTCGATATGGACGGCGTGCCGGCGATGACGGTGGCGGAAGCGCGGGTCGATATCGCCGCGAAGATGCGTGCGATGTGGCAGTGA
- a CDS encoding OmpA family protein, which yields MKKTLILLTAGALVATGCANMTETQKRTTIGTGVGAAAGAALGSAVGGSGGATRSGALIGAAVGGIGTYIWSQKMEEQKRAMEQATAGTGVDVVQTADNQLKLEIPSDISFDVGRADIKPNFRPVLDRFAQTLNANPTTTVRIIGHTDSTGSDAVNDPLSVNRAASARNYLADRGVASSRIVIDGRGSHEPLADNGSEAGRAKNRRVEIFVGEPGK from the coding sequence ATGAAAAAGACACTCATCCTGCTGACCGCCGGCGCCCTCGTCGCCACCGGCTGCGCCAACATGACCGAAACGCAGAAGCGAACCACGATAGGCACCGGCGTGGGTGCCGCAGCGGGCGCGGCACTGGGCAGCGCGGTCGGCGGCAGCGGCGGCGCTACGCGCAGCGGCGCGCTGATCGGCGCCGCGGTCGGCGGCATCGGCACCTATATCTGGTCGCAGAAGATGGAAGAACAGAAGCGGGCGATGGAACAGGCCACCGCCGGCACCGGCGTCGACGTGGTGCAGACCGCCGACAACCAGCTGAAGCTCGAAATCCCGAGCGACATTTCATTCGACGTCGGCCGCGCCGACATCAAACCGAACTTCCGGCCGGTGCTCGACCGCTTCGCGCAGACGCTGAACGCGAATCCGACCACCACGGTGCGCATCATCGGTCACACCGACAGCACCGGCAGTGACGCGGTGAACGATCCGCTGTCGGTCAATCGCGCCGCCAGCGCACGCAACTATCTGGCCGACCGCGGCGTAGCGTCGTCGCGTATCGTGATCGACGGCCGCGGCTCGCACGAACCGCTGGCCGACAACGGCAGCGAAGCCGGCCGAGCCAAGAACCGGCGCGTCGAGATCTTCGTCGGCGAACCGGGCAAGTAA
- a CDS encoding MFS transporter → MHRSSASSQSAARDTLSTPVLLLMAVAAGLCAGGNYFNQPLLPAIARDLHANEASVAFTVTIAQVAYACGLLLLVPLGDMLERRALAVGLMLLAALGQFISGFADSLSLLSTGIAVAGLFSVAAQILVPMAATLAEPQRRGQAVGVVMSGLLTGILAARSVAGLLAPLGGWSTVYRVAGFAMLVVALLLWRVLPQSRNPSPRPYLQTLASLGTLFRSLPRLRSRALLGALSFASVSVLFSTMALLLAGPGHGMDEVSIGLVGLAGAAGALMANVVGRAADRGGAMRASAIAVLLLIASWVALLWGADSLACFLGGFVVIDMALQGVHISNQHIVFRLAPEARARLNAVYMTCYFAGAASGSALGSFAWQHGGWPATCAVGGGLGLLTAVALAHDRRLARRG, encoded by the coding sequence ATGCATCGATCGAGCGCTTCTTCGCAGTCCGCAGCACGCGACACCTTGTCGACGCCGGTACTGCTGCTGATGGCCGTGGCCGCGGGCCTGTGTGCCGGCGGCAACTACTTCAACCAGCCTTTGCTGCCGGCCATCGCGCGCGACCTGCACGCGAACGAGGCATCGGTGGCATTCACCGTGACCATCGCACAGGTCGCCTACGCCTGCGGACTGCTGCTGCTCGTGCCGCTGGGCGACATGCTCGAGCGGCGGGCACTGGCGGTGGGACTCATGCTGCTGGCTGCACTGGGCCAGTTCATCAGCGGCTTCGCCGATTCGCTTTCGCTGCTGTCGACGGGCATCGCGGTGGCCGGCCTGTTCTCGGTGGCGGCGCAGATACTGGTGCCGATGGCGGCGACGCTGGCCGAACCGCAGCGCAGGGGGCAGGCGGTCGGTGTCGTCATGAGCGGTCTGCTGACCGGCATCCTCGCGGCGCGCAGCGTGGCCGGATTGCTCGCGCCGCTCGGCGGCTGGTCGACCGTGTACCGGGTCGCCGGCTTCGCCATGCTCGTCGTTGCCTTGCTGCTGTGGAGGGTGCTGCCGCAATCGCGCAATCCGTCGCCGCGGCCTTACCTGCAGACGCTGGCATCGCTCGGCACACTGTTCCGCAGCCTGCCGCGTCTGCGCAGTCGTGCGTTGCTCGGGGCGCTGTCCTTCGCCTCGGTCAGCGTGCTGTTCTCGACGATGGCGCTGTTGCTGGCCGGACCGGGGCACGGCATGGACGAGGTTTCCATCGGCCTGGTCGGACTGGCTGGGGCGGCCGGCGCGCTGATGGCCAACGTCGTCGGCCGCGCAGCGGATCGTGGTGGCGCAATGCGTGCAAGCGCGATCGCGGTGCTGCTGCTGATCGCGAGCTGGGTGGCACTGCTGTGGGGTGCGGACAGCCTGGCTTGCTTCCTCGGCGGTTTCGTCGTGATCGACATGGCGCTGCAGGGCGTGCACATCAGCAACCAGCACATCGTGTTCCGGCTCGCACCGGAGGCACGGGCGCGACTCAACGCGGTGTACATGACCTGCTATTTCGCCGGTGCCGCAAGCGGCTCGGCCCTCGGCTCATTCGCCTGGCAACACGGCGGCTGGCCGGCCACCTGCGCGGTCGGTGGCGGGCTCGGCCTGCTCACTGCCGTCGCGCTCGCGCACGACAGGCGCCTCGCGCGGCGAGGCTGA
- the pbpG gene encoding D-alanyl-D-alanine endopeptidase — MFLKYLMVSCTAMALSFVVAPTVEAASGKTTTQAKAGKKSVKVAKSSKSARIKQASIKKTSRKSVAAVPREAAMPDMDALGLPNVKSTAVLVQDQYTGEVLFERNSSAIVPIASITKLMTAMVALDAKPALDEVLEVSEEDIDQLKGTRSRLAIGTRLTREEMLHLALMSSENRASSALSRYYPGGHAAFIAAMNRKAHDLGLADTQFFDSTGLNPRNVSSARDLAKMVAASASYPLIREFSTTRDGYFAVNGRMVHFNNTNALVSNPEWEIGLQKTGFTNEAGKCLVMQAWMNQKPVVIVLLDSWGRLTRIGDANRIRRWVEQVAQQGARQG; from the coding sequence ATGTTCCTGAAGTACCTGATGGTCAGCTGCACCGCGATGGCGCTGAGTTTCGTCGTCGCACCCACCGTCGAAGCCGCCTCCGGCAAGACGACCACCCAGGCCAAGGCCGGCAAGAAATCGGTCAAGGTCGCCAAATCCTCCAAGTCTGCGCGCATCAAGCAGGCGAGCATCAAGAAAACCTCCCGCAAGTCCGTCGCGGCAGTGCCGCGCGAGGCCGCCATGCCCGACATGGACGCACTCGGTCTGCCGAATGTGAAGTCGACCGCCGTGCTGGTGCAGGACCAGTACACGGGCGAAGTGCTGTTCGAGCGCAATTCGTCGGCCATCGTGCCGATCGCCTCGATCACCAAGCTGATGACCGCGATGGTGGCGCTGGACGCCAAGCCGGCGCTGGACGAGGTGCTTGAGGTGAGCGAGGAGGACATCGACCAGCTCAAGGGCACCCGTTCGCGTCTGGCGATCGGAACCCGGCTGACGCGCGAGGAAATGCTGCATCTGGCGCTGATGTCGTCGGAAAACCGCGCCTCGTCGGCGCTGTCGCGCTACTACCCGGGCGGCCACGCGGCCTTCATCGCAGCGATGAACCGCAAGGCGCACGACCTCGGTCTGGCCGACACGCAATTTTTCGACAGCACCGGTCTGAATCCGCGCAATGTGTCGTCGGCGCGCGATCTGGCGAAGATGGTGGCGGCGTCGGCCAGCTATCCGCTGATCCGCGAGTTCTCGACCACGCGCGACGGCTATTTCGCCGTCAATGGCCGCATGGTGCATTTCAACAACACCAACGCGCTGGTATCGAACCCCGAGTGGGAAATCGGTTTGCAGAAGACCGGCTTCACCAACGAGGCGGGCAAGTGCCTGGTGATGCAGGCGTGGATGAACCAGAAGCCGGTGGTGATCGTGCTGCTCGATTCCTGGGGCAGGCTGACCCGCATCGGCGACGCCAACCGCATCCGCCGCTGGGTCGAGCAGGTGGCCCAGCAGGGCGCCCGTCAGGGCTGA
- a CDS encoding (Fe-S)-binding protein, translating to MVAPGSRGEVALFVTCLVDLMRPSIAFSALKLIEAAGYVAVVPEAQTCCGQPGYNSGDTAAARALARKFIAEFERFPYIVAPSGSCAGTVRTHYPDMFGDEPAWRARAEALAAKTFELTQFLVDVAGVTEVPGDFNGSVTYHDSCSGLRELGVKQQPRALLDRMPGVKRIEMRECEECCGFGGLFAVKYPDISGTIVQRKCEAIRGTGAYAVALGDLGCMMNIEGRLRRNGDELTQVIHIAELLAGDAGGRD from the coding sequence ATGGTCGCTCCGGGCAGTCGCGGCGAGGTCGCTCTCTTCGTCACCTGCCTGGTCGACCTGATGCGGCCGTCCATCGCCTTCTCGGCACTTAAGCTGATCGAGGCGGCCGGTTACGTCGCCGTCGTGCCGGAGGCGCAGACCTGTTGCGGCCAGCCCGGCTACAACTCGGGCGACACCGCGGCGGCGCGCGCGCTGGCGCGCAAATTCATCGCCGAGTTCGAACGCTTCCCCTATATTGTCGCGCCGTCCGGCTCCTGTGCCGGCACGGTGCGCACGCACTATCCCGATATGTTCGGCGACGAGCCCGCGTGGCGGGCACGTGCAGAGGCGCTGGCGGCGAAAACCTTCGAACTGACGCAATTCCTGGTCGATGTCGCTGGCGTGACCGAGGTGCCGGGCGATTTCAACGGTTCGGTCACCTATCACGACAGCTGTTCCGGCCTGCGCGAACTGGGTGTGAAGCAGCAGCCGCGCGCGCTGCTCGACCGCATGCCGGGCGTCAAGCGGATCGAAATGCGCGAATGCGAGGAGTGCTGCGGCTTCGGCGGCCTGTTCGCGGTCAAGTATCCGGACATTTCCGGCACCATCGTGCAGCGCAAGTGCGAAGCGATACGTGGCACTGGCGCCTACGCAGTGGCGCTCGGCGACCTCGGCTGCATGATGAATATCGAAGGCCGGCTGCGCCGCAACGGCGACGAACTGACGCAGGTGATCCACATCGCCGAACTGCTCGCCGGCGACGCCGGGGGCCGGGACTGA
- a CDS encoding patatin-like phospholipase family protein: MSGGGARAAYQVGVLSAVRELLPDKRVNPFPILCGTSAGAINAAALGVYSEDFGDAVDNLLYIWRNFEAGQVYRADPWGIGKTGARWLMALMFGWAVDRYPKSLLDNTPLRELLAARLDFSRVDRAIQRGALYALSITASGYTSGDSVAFFEGGDGIEPWKRMQRAASRTPLKVEHLLASSALPFIFPAVHINREYFGDGSMRQLAPVSPAVHLGAERIFIVGVGRMSEKDPRRRGHGYPSLAQVAGHALASIFLDQLMIDIEQLQRVNDILGRIPPHVMEQMGVPLRPIETLVIAPSERLDDIAARHVDALPIGVRTLLGGIGGTRRAGGGLASYLLFEKPFTRALIDLGYRDTMARADDVVSFLGLKFAAEMPSSTTSRS; the protein is encoded by the coding sequence TTGTCCGGGGGCGGCGCTCGAGCCGCCTACCAGGTCGGCGTGCTGTCGGCGGTGCGCGAGCTGCTGCCCGACAAGCGGGTCAATCCGTTTCCCATCCTGTGCGGCACCTCGGCCGGCGCGATCAACGCCGCCGCGCTGGGTGTCTACAGCGAGGACTTCGGCGACGCCGTCGACAACCTGCTGTACATCTGGCGCAATTTCGAAGCCGGTCAGGTCTATCGCGCCGACCCCTGGGGCATAGGCAAGACCGGCGCGCGCTGGCTGATGGCGCTGATGTTCGGCTGGGCGGTGGACCGCTATCCGAAATCGCTGCTCGACAACACGCCGCTGCGCGAACTGCTGGCTGCCCGGCTCGACTTCTCGCGTGTTGACCGGGCCATCCAGCGCGGTGCGCTGTACGCGCTGTCGATCACCGCCTCCGGCTATACCTCGGGCGACAGCGTCGCCTTCTTCGAGGGCGGCGACGGCATCGAGCCGTGGAAGCGCATGCAGCGCGCCGCCTCGCGCACGCCGCTCAAGGTCGAGCACCTGCTGGCCAGCAGTGCGTTGCCTTTCATCTTTCCGGCGGTACACATCAACCGCGAGTATTTCGGCGACGGCTCGATGCGCCAGCTGGCGCCGGTCAGTCCGGCGGTGCATCTGGGCGCCGAACGCATCTTCATCGTCGGCGTGGGGCGCATGAGCGAGAAGGACCCGCGCCGTCGCGGCCACGGCTACCCGTCGCTGGCGCAGGTCGCCGGCCACGCGCTGGCCAGCATCTTTCTCGATCAGCTGATGATAGACATCGAGCAGTTGCAGCGCGTCAACGACATCCTTGGCCGCATTCCGCCACACGTGATGGAGCAGATGGGCGTGCCCTTGCGGCCGATCGAAACGCTGGTGATCGCGCCATCGGAGCGGCTCGACGACATCGCCGCCCGCCACGTCGATGCGCTGCCGATAGGCGTGCGTACCCTGCTCGGCGGCATCGGCGGCACCCGGCGCGCCGGCGGCGGTCTGGCCAGCTATCTGCTGTTCGAAAAGCCCTTCACCCGGGCACTGATAGACCTCGGTTACCGTGACACGATGGCGCGCGCGGACGACGTGGTGAGCTTTCTTGGCCTGAAGTTTGCTGCGGAAATGCCGTCAAGTACTACTTCACGATCGTGA
- a CDS encoding RidA family protein has protein sequence MSLPSTAAPNGRRTRFIQPQGLYDATANGYSHLVIAEAPARHIYIAGQGGENARGELSPDFAQQVAQALHNLATALEAAQAKPSDVVKLTVLVVDHTQERLGVFVQALRAMWGAAPPPACTLMPVPRLALDGMLFEIDATAVIHG, from the coding sequence ATGTCCTTGCCTTCCACCGCCGCCCCGAACGGCCGACGCACCCGCTTCATCCAGCCGCAAGGCCTTTACGACGCGACGGCCAATGGCTACTCGCACCTGGTGATCGCCGAAGCACCGGCGCGCCATATATATATTGCAGGGCAGGGCGGCGAGAACGCGCGCGGCGAACTGTCGCCCGACTTCGCGCAGCAGGTTGCGCAGGCACTGCACAACCTCGCCACCGCGCTGGAGGCGGCGCAGGCGAAGCCTTCGGACGTGGTCAAGCTCACGGTGCTGGTGGTCGATCACACGCAGGAGCGGCTGGGCGTGTTCGTGCAGGCACTGCGTGCGATGTGGGGCGCGGCGCCTCCGCCCGCCTGCACGCTGATGCCGGTGCCGCGGCTGGCGCTCGACGGCATGCTGTTCGAGATCGATGCGACGGCGGTCATCCACGGCTGA